The proteins below are encoded in one region of Chrysemys picta bellii isolate R12L10 chromosome 4, ASM1138683v2, whole genome shotgun sequence:
- the HSD3B7 gene encoding 3 beta-hydroxysteroid dehydrogenase type 7 isoform X3, with amino-acid sequence MEWGRARQVYLVTGGCGFLGSHLVRMLVERSPNVAEVRVFDLQLDPALRQLGTDKVKVTLILGDISSPTDVGAAVKGADVVIHAASLVDVWGRVPPEKITEVNVHGTKNVIDACIEHGTQYLIYTSSMEVVGPNTKGDPFYRGNEDSAYDAQHEQPYPLSKAQAERMVIEANGTPLGGGRWLVTCALRPTGIYGEKHPLMKEFYEKGLQTGRRLLRAIPVSTEHGRVYVGNVAWMHVLVARQMQDAPAAIAGQVYFCYDASPYKSYEDFNMEILASCGFRLLGSQPVVPHWLLRCLALANNLLRRLLRPFFSYAPLLNPYTLAVASTTFTVQTDKAQRHFGYQPLYTWEESRARTVAWIQEVDAQREAGK; translated from the exons ATGGAGTGGGGCCGGGCCCGGCAGGTCTATCTGGTGACGGGCGGCTGCGGGTTCCTGGGCTCCCATCTGGTGCGGATGCTGGTGGAGCGGTCGCCCAACGTGGCCGAGGTGCGCGTCTTCGATCTGCAGCTGGATCCGGCCCTGCGGCAGCTGGGGACAG ACAAGGTGAAGGTGACCCTGATCTTGGGGGACATCAGTAGCCCCACGGACGTTGGGGCTGCCGTGAAGGGGGCGGACGTGGTGATCCACGCAGCCAGCTTGGTGGACGTGTGGGGCAGGGTCCCACCCGAGAAGATCACAGAGGTGAACGTTCACG ggaCCAAGAACGTGATTGATGCCTGCATCGAGCATGGGACCCAGTATCTGATCTACACCAGCAGCATGGAGGTTGTTGGCCCCAACACCAAGGGGGATCCCTTCTACAG GGGGAATGAGGACTCGGCCTATGATGCCCAGCACGAGCAGCCATACCCCCTGAGCAAGGCGCAGGCCGAGCGCATGGTCATCGAGGCCAATGGGACACCT CTGGGGGGTGGCCGGTGGCTGGTGACCTGCGCCCTGCGCCCCACGGGGATCTATGGGGAGAAACACCCGCTAATGAAGGAATTCTACGAGAAGGGGCTGCAGACGGGACGGAGGCTGCTCCGGGCCATTCCCGTCAGCACCGAGCACGGCCGGGTCTACGTGG GCAACGTGGCCTGGATGCATGTGCTGGTGGCGCGGCAGATGCAGGATGCCCCGGCGGCCATCGCGGGCCAGGTCTACTTCTGCTACGACGCCTCCCCCTACAAGAGCTACGAGGACTTTAACATGGAGATCCTGGCCTCCTGCGGCTTCCGCCtcctgggctcccagcccgtcGTGCCCCACTGGCTCCTGCGTTGCCTGGCCCTGGCCAACAACCTCCTCCGGCGGCTTCTCCGGCCCTTCTTTTCCTACGCCCCCCTGCTCAACCCGTACACCCTGGCCGTGGCCAGCACCACCTTCACGGTGCAGACGGACAAGGCCCAGCGCCACTTCGGCTACCAGCCTCTCTACACCTGGGAGGAGAGCCGAGCCCGCACTGTGGCCTGGATCCAGGAGGTCGACGCCCAGAGAGAGGCGGGGAAGTAG
- the HSD3B7 gene encoding 3 beta-hydroxysteroid dehydrogenase type 7 isoform X2 yields MSQEQGRSSGQLGTLESGEPRPDQGLMEWGRARQVYLVTGGCGFLGSHLVRMLVERSPNVAEVRVFDLQLDPALRQLGTDKVKVTLILGDISSPTDVGAAVKGADVVIHAASLVDVWGRVPPEKITEVNVHGTKNVIDACIEHGTQYLIYTSSMEVVGPNTKGDPFYRGNEDSAYDAQHEQPYPLSKAQAERMVIEANGTPLGGGRWLVTCALRPTGIYGEKHPLMKEFYEKGLQTGRRLLRAIPVSTEHGRVYVGNVAWMHVLVARQMQDAPAAIAGQVYFCYDASPYKSYEDFNMEILASCGFRLLGSQPVVPHWLLRCLALANNLLRRLLRPFFSYAPLLNPYTLAVASTTFTVQTDKAQRHFGYQPLYTWEESRARTVAWIQEVDAQREAGK; encoded by the exons ATGTCACAGGAGCAAGGACGCAGCAGCGGCCAGCTGGGAACCCTGGAGTCCGGGGAGCCCAGACCCGATCAG GGCCTGATGGAGTGGGGCCGGGCCCGGCAGGTCTATCTGGTGACGGGCGGCTGCGGGTTCCTGGGCTCCCATCTGGTGCGGATGCTGGTGGAGCGGTCGCCCAACGTGGCCGAGGTGCGCGTCTTCGATCTGCAGCTGGATCCGGCCCTGCGGCAGCTGGGGACAG ACAAGGTGAAGGTGACCCTGATCTTGGGGGACATCAGTAGCCCCACGGACGTTGGGGCTGCCGTGAAGGGGGCGGACGTGGTGATCCACGCAGCCAGCTTGGTGGACGTGTGGGGCAGGGTCCCACCCGAGAAGATCACAGAGGTGAACGTTCACG ggaCCAAGAACGTGATTGATGCCTGCATCGAGCATGGGACCCAGTATCTGATCTACACCAGCAGCATGGAGGTTGTTGGCCCCAACACCAAGGGGGATCCCTTCTACAG GGGGAATGAGGACTCGGCCTATGATGCCCAGCACGAGCAGCCATACCCCCTGAGCAAGGCGCAGGCCGAGCGCATGGTCATCGAGGCCAATGGGACACCT CTGGGGGGTGGCCGGTGGCTGGTGACCTGCGCCCTGCGCCCCACGGGGATCTATGGGGAGAAACACCCGCTAATGAAGGAATTCTACGAGAAGGGGCTGCAGACGGGACGGAGGCTGCTCCGGGCCATTCCCGTCAGCACCGAGCACGGCCGGGTCTACGTGG GCAACGTGGCCTGGATGCATGTGCTGGTGGCGCGGCAGATGCAGGATGCCCCGGCGGCCATCGCGGGCCAGGTCTACTTCTGCTACGACGCCTCCCCCTACAAGAGCTACGAGGACTTTAACATGGAGATCCTGGCCTCCTGCGGCTTCCGCCtcctgggctcccagcccgtcGTGCCCCACTGGCTCCTGCGTTGCCTGGCCCTGGCCAACAACCTCCTCCGGCGGCTTCTCCGGCCCTTCTTTTCCTACGCCCCCCTGCTCAACCCGTACACCCTGGCCGTGGCCAGCACCACCTTCACGGTGCAGACGGACAAGGCCCAGCGCCACTTCGGCTACCAGCCTCTCTACACCTGGGAGGAGAGCCGAGCCCGCACTGTGGCCTGGATCCAGGAGGTCGACGCCCAGAGAGAGGCGGGGAAGTAG
- the HSD3B7 gene encoding 3 beta-hydroxysteroid dehydrogenase type 7 isoform X1, with protein MIALGVGTCHRGVIQSGPGWGHLAPGLLGAGGLGMWQGWDPGVRDHSAGGSSQEGPASPRERGGWEAGVQSREKGLGLMEWGRARQVYLVTGGCGFLGSHLVRMLVERSPNVAEVRVFDLQLDPALRQLGTDKVKVTLILGDISSPTDVGAAVKGADVVIHAASLVDVWGRVPPEKITEVNVHGTKNVIDACIEHGTQYLIYTSSMEVVGPNTKGDPFYRGNEDSAYDAQHEQPYPLSKAQAERMVIEANGTPLGGGRWLVTCALRPTGIYGEKHPLMKEFYEKGLQTGRRLLRAIPVSTEHGRVYVGNVAWMHVLVARQMQDAPAAIAGQVYFCYDASPYKSYEDFNMEILASCGFRLLGSQPVVPHWLLRCLALANNLLRRLLRPFFSYAPLLNPYTLAVASTTFTVQTDKAQRHFGYQPLYTWEESRARTVAWIQEVDAQREAGK; from the exons ATGATAGCCCTGGGAGTCGGCACCTGCCACAGAGGGGTCATTCAGTCTGGGCCTGGGTGGGGACATCTGGCCCCAGGCcttttgggggcgggagggctcgggatgtggcagggctgggacccaggagtccgggaccACAGTGCTGGGGGTTCATCTCAAGAGGGCCCCGCATCTCCCAGGGAGCGAGGGGGATGGGAAGCAGGCgtccagagcagagagaaaggatTG GGCCTGATGGAGTGGGGCCGGGCCCGGCAGGTCTATCTGGTGACGGGCGGCTGCGGGTTCCTGGGCTCCCATCTGGTGCGGATGCTGGTGGAGCGGTCGCCCAACGTGGCCGAGGTGCGCGTCTTCGATCTGCAGCTGGATCCGGCCCTGCGGCAGCTGGGGACAG ACAAGGTGAAGGTGACCCTGATCTTGGGGGACATCAGTAGCCCCACGGACGTTGGGGCTGCCGTGAAGGGGGCGGACGTGGTGATCCACGCAGCCAGCTTGGTGGACGTGTGGGGCAGGGTCCCACCCGAGAAGATCACAGAGGTGAACGTTCACG ggaCCAAGAACGTGATTGATGCCTGCATCGAGCATGGGACCCAGTATCTGATCTACACCAGCAGCATGGAGGTTGTTGGCCCCAACACCAAGGGGGATCCCTTCTACAG GGGGAATGAGGACTCGGCCTATGATGCCCAGCACGAGCAGCCATACCCCCTGAGCAAGGCGCAGGCCGAGCGCATGGTCATCGAGGCCAATGGGACACCT CTGGGGGGTGGCCGGTGGCTGGTGACCTGCGCCCTGCGCCCCACGGGGATCTATGGGGAGAAACACCCGCTAATGAAGGAATTCTACGAGAAGGGGCTGCAGACGGGACGGAGGCTGCTCCGGGCCATTCCCGTCAGCACCGAGCACGGCCGGGTCTACGTGG GCAACGTGGCCTGGATGCATGTGCTGGTGGCGCGGCAGATGCAGGATGCCCCGGCGGCCATCGCGGGCCAGGTCTACTTCTGCTACGACGCCTCCCCCTACAAGAGCTACGAGGACTTTAACATGGAGATCCTGGCCTCCTGCGGCTTCCGCCtcctgggctcccagcccgtcGTGCCCCACTGGCTCCTGCGTTGCCTGGCCCTGGCCAACAACCTCCTCCGGCGGCTTCTCCGGCCCTTCTTTTCCTACGCCCCCCTGCTCAACCCGTACACCCTGGCCGTGGCCAGCACCACCTTCACGGTGCAGACGGACAAGGCCCAGCGCCACTTCGGCTACCAGCCTCTCTACACCTGGGAGGAGAGCCGAGCCCGCACTGTGGCCTGGATCCAGGAGGTCGACGCCCAGAGAGAGGCGGGGAAGTAG